The Marinomonas profundi DNA segment TCAGTTCTTCCAATATCGTCGTGAGCAAAAAAAGCGGCTCAAGGAACAGGCAAAAAAGGCGATTTAGGCGATTAATTCCGTCATTTGGTGTAGAAATTTCATACTCTGCTGGCCTCTATTTGCCTCATTGATTTAAAATACCCGCACCATTTCCCCAAAACTACCAAGTGAGGCAATACTCAACATGCTAATCCTGCATGGTTCCGCAGCGCTTTCAGCGTTTCGCAAGGCAAAGTTATTAGCCAATATGCAAGCATCTATCCCGTCTGTCACAGATGTTGATGCTCAATTTCTCCATTTTGTGGAGTTGGCTGATACTCAAACGCTGACGGCTGAACAGGAAACTGTTTTGCAGCGCGCTTTGGCCTACGGTCCTAAACCCTCCCAAGTCTGTTCATCTGATCAAAGCGTTTTAGTGGTGCCGCGTTTAGGCACTATTTCACCTTGGTCCTCGAAAGCAACCGATATCCTTCATAACTGTGGCCTTGCGGCCGTATCCCGCGTTGAACGTGGCGTGGAATACTTTATTCATAGCTCGGAAGCCTTAACGCTTGAAGCGCTAGATTTGTTGTCTGCCATGTTGCATGACCGCATGACAGAAAGCGTGCTTCCGGCATTGAGCGACGCAGCTGACATGTTCTCTCATGCAGAACCCGCTCCCATGACCAGTGTGGATGTATTGGGCGGTGGCCGCGCCGCGTTGGTTGAGGCAAACCAAACGCTCGGCCTTGCTCTTGCCGATGACGAAATTGATTACCTTGTGGCGTCTTTCGTTGAATTGGGTCGTAATCCAATCGATGTGGAATTGATGATGTTTGCCCAAGCAAACTCTGAACATTGTCGCCATAAAATTTTTAACGCCTCTTGGACGATTGATGGCGAAGAGCAAGAGCGCTCTTTGTTTAAAATGATCAAGAATACGCACGAGCATAACCCGCATGGCACCTTGTCTGCTTACAAAGACAACGCCGCGGTGATGGAAGGTCACTTTGGCGGGCGCTTCTTCCCGTCTGCTGAGACACGCGAATACGACTTTAGTCACGAACACATCGACATCTTGATGAAGGTGGAAACGCACAACCACCCAACGGCCATTTCACCATTCTCGGGTGCGGCAACGGGTTCCGGTGGTGAGATTCGTGACGAAGGCGCCACGGGTATTGGCTCAAAACCAAAAGCAGGTTTGAGCGGTTACACAGTATCCGACCTTAAAATTCCAGGCTTTGAACAGCCATGGGAAAGCTATTACGGAAAGCCGTCTCGTATCGTTACGCCGTTGGACATTATGATTGAAGGTCCTATTGGCGGTGCTGCATTTAACAATGAGTTTGGTCGTCCAAACTTATTGGGTTACTTCCGTACTTATGAACAAACCATCCAAGGTGCGTCGCAAGAAGAAGTGCGTGGTTACCACAAGCCAATCATGTTGGCGGGCGGTATCGGTAACATTCGTCGTGAGCACGTTGAGAAAAAAGAAATTAAAGTTGGCGCTAAGCTAATTGTGCTTGGTGGCCCGGCTATGTTGATCGGTCTTGGCGGCGGTGCGGCGTCTTCTATGGCGTCTGCTGATGGCAATGAAGATCTGGATTTTGCTTCGGTACAACGTGGCAATCCAGAAATGGAACGTCGTTGTCAGGAAGTGATCGACCGTTGCTGGCAACTTGGTGATAAAAACCCAATCAGTTTTATCCATGATGTGGGCGCGGGTGGTTTGTCTAACGCCTTGCCTGAATTGGTAAAAGACGGCGAGCGCGGTGGTAACTTTGATTTGCGTAAAGTGCTTAATGATGAGCCTGGCATGTCTCCACTGGAAATCTGGTGTAACGAATCACAAGAGCGTTATGTGATGGCGGTTTCTCCAGATCGTATTGAAGAGTTTACCGCGATTTGTGAGCGTGAGCGTTGTCCTTTTGCCATCGTGGGTGAAGCGAAAGAAGAAATGCATTTGCAAGTAGCGGATGAGCATTTTGATAATAATCCTGTCGATTTGCCCATGTCGATTCTGTTTGGCAAGCCGCCTAAAATGCACCGCGAAGCTACTAAAGCCGTTATCTCGGGTGATGATTTCACGGCAATTGATGTTGATTTGGCCGAGGCGGCAAACCGTGTATTAAGTTTGCCAACAGTCGCCAGCAAAAATTTCTTGATCACCATTGGTGACCGCTCGATTACCGGCATGGTGGCTCGTGATCAAATGGTGGGTCCATGGCAGGTGCCAGTCGCCGATGTGGCGGTAACAACCTCCTCTCTAGAAAGCTACACTGGCGAAGCCATGACCATGGGTGAGCGCACTCCTATTGCT contains these protein-coding regions:
- the purL gene encoding phosphoribosylformylglycinamidine synthase, which produces MLILHGSAALSAFRKAKLLANMQASIPSVTDVDAQFLHFVELADTQTLTAEQETVLQRALAYGPKPSQVCSSDQSVLVVPRLGTISPWSSKATDILHNCGLAAVSRVERGVEYFIHSSEALTLEALDLLSAMLHDRMTESVLPALSDAADMFSHAEPAPMTSVDVLGGGRAALVEANQTLGLALADDEIDYLVASFVELGRNPIDVELMMFAQANSEHCRHKIFNASWTIDGEEQERSLFKMIKNTHEHNPHGTLSAYKDNAAVMEGHFGGRFFPSAETREYDFSHEHIDILMKVETHNHPTAISPFSGAATGSGGEIRDEGATGIGSKPKAGLSGYTVSDLKIPGFEQPWESYYGKPSRIVTPLDIMIEGPIGGAAFNNEFGRPNLLGYFRTYEQTIQGASQEEVRGYHKPIMLAGGIGNIRREHVEKKEIKVGAKLIVLGGPAMLIGLGGGAASSMASADGNEDLDFASVQRGNPEMERRCQEVIDRCWQLGDKNPISFIHDVGAGGLSNALPELVKDGERGGNFDLRKVLNDEPGMSPLEIWCNESQERYVMAVSPDRIEEFTAICERERCPFAIVGEAKEEMHLQVADEHFDNNPVDLPMSILFGKPPKMHREATKAVISGDDFTAIDVDLAEAANRVLSLPTVASKNFLITIGDRSITGMVARDQMVGPWQVPVADVAVTTSSLESYTGEAMTMGERTPIALLDAPASGRMAVGEALTNLAAAQITKRSSIKLSANWMAAAGHEGEDEKLYQTVKAVGMELCPALDIAIPVGKDSMSMKTVWKEDGQEKAVTSPLSLVISAFAPVTDVRKTLTPELQNKADTRLLLIDLGAGKNRLGGSVIAQVYNKLGQQAPDVDDASALAGFFDTTQALNAEGKLLAYHDRSDGGVFATLVEMSFASHLGLTIDLDETITNRMQVAPALFSEELGAVIQVAESDVTEVISAYASAGVTVTPIATLSDDDTIRVRFSGETLLEESRVNWQRVWSETSYRIQALRDNPESAQQEFDNLLDAKDPGLSADVRFDQNEDIVAAFIASGVKPKVAVLREQGVNGQVEMAAAFHKAGFTPVDVHMSDILSGRTTLDQFSGLVACGGFSYGDVLGAGEGWAKSILFNPVARQQFEAFFNRPDTFTLGVCNGCQMLSNLHELIPGAGHWPKFVRNQSAQFEARLVQVEVQKSNSILLAGMEGSRLPIVVAHGEGLTEYRDDQDMAELASSAQIALRYVDNYGQATERYPFNPNGSAQGVTGLTSEDGRVTIMMPHPERVYRTLQHSWHPSEWQEQAPWLRLFQNARKWLG